A genomic stretch from Desulfolutivibrio sulfodismutans DSM 3696 includes:
- the dinB gene encoding DNA polymerase IV, whose amino-acid sequence MTSRHIVHVDMDAYFASVEQLDDPSLRGRPVIVGVGDRGVVSAASYEARAFGVRSAMPVVQARRLCPMGVFVPGRYARYAELSRVLMACLGQFSPLVEPASIDEAYVDMTGSATLFGGPQDFGMAMKRAVFSATGLACSVGVAPVKFLAKIASDFHKPDGLTVVEEGDVREFLAVLPVEKIPGVGRRTREALALLGVRTAGDLLVHPREFWERRLGKHGPELYDKALGIDPSPVRLSREVKSISAENTFDADVSSREALAVWLLHQSERVGRQLRKKNLLGRTVTLKLKYSDFKQITRAKTLPAPTDCDEAIFEAARALLDDIPLSRPARLVGVGVSGFGAVAARLDLWHDADAPDVPARPRRLDSAIDAIRDRFGSDAIRRGRLFGFGGTRRRDAGNDGGGGAGS is encoded by the coding sequence ATGACCTCTCGCCATATCGTGCATGTGGACATGGACGCCTATTTCGCCTCGGTGGAGCAGCTCGACGACCCCTCCCTTAGGGGGCGGCCGGTGATCGTCGGGGTGGGGGACCGGGGGGTGGTGTCCGCCGCCTCCTACGAGGCCCGGGCCTTCGGGGTGCGCTCGGCCATGCCCGTGGTCCAGGCCCGAAGGTTGTGCCCCATGGGCGTCTTCGTGCCCGGGCGGTATGCCCGCTATGCCGAGCTCTCCCGGGTGCTTATGGCCTGTCTCGGCCAGTTTTCCCCCCTGGTGGAACCGGCCTCCATCGACGAGGCCTATGTGGACATGACCGGCTCGGCGACCCTTTTCGGCGGGCCGCAGGATTTCGGCATGGCCATGAAACGGGCGGTGTTTTCGGCCACGGGCCTTGCCTGCTCGGTGGGCGTGGCCCCGGTGAAGTTTCTGGCCAAGATCGCCTCGGATTTTCACAAGCCGGACGGGCTGACGGTGGTGGAGGAAGGGGATGTCCGGGAGTTTCTGGCGGTGCTGCCCGTGGAGAAGATCCCCGGGGTGGGGCGGCGCACGCGGGAGGCTCTGGCCCTTTTGGGGGTGCGTACGGCCGGGGACCTGCTGGTCCATCCCCGGGAATTCTGGGAGCGCCGATTGGGGAAGCACGGGCCGGAGCTGTATGACAAGGCCCTGGGCATCGACCCTTCTCCCGTGCGCCTGTCCCGGGAGGTCAAATCCATCAGCGCCGAAAACACCTTCGACGCGGACGTGTCCTCGCGGGAGGCCCTGGCCGTGTGGCTTCTGCACCAGTCCGAGCGGGTGGGGCGGCAGTTGCGCAAAAAGAATCTTTTGGGCCGCACGGTGACGCTCAAGCTCAAATATTCGGATTTCAAGCAGATCACCCGGGCAAAGACCCTGCCCGCGCCCACGGACTGCGATGAGGCCATCTTCGAAGCGGCCCGGGCGCTTTTGGACGACATTCCCCTGTCCCGCCCGGCCCGGCTGGTGGGCGTGGGGGTCTCGGGATTCGGGGCGGTGGCCGCCCGGCTCGACCTGTGGCACGACGCGGACGCCCCGGACGTCCCGGCCCGGCCCCGGCGGCTTGATTCGGCCATCGACGCCATCCGGGACCGGTTTGGGAGCGACGCCATCCGGCGGGGGCGGCTTTTTGGCTTCGGCGGGACGCGGCGGCGGGACGCGGGCAATGATGGCGGCGGCGGGGCTGGAAGTTGA